One part of the Microlunatus elymi genome encodes these proteins:
- a CDS encoding alpha-L-fucosidase, which yields MISYQPSWESLRQHQIPDWFTDAKFGIWAHWGAQSVARSGDWYARHLYGLQPHLEDWEVRRPKRQSAYHREHYGPPTEFGYKDLVNLWKAEHFDADSLIDFYADNGARYFVSMASHCDNVDLWDSDQHPWNTTRVGPGRNIVAEWAKAARRRDLPFGLSFHQNWTWRWLNVATGNDPETGEPFDGRLTAADGVGTWWEGLDPIRLYGPIRSGHGPAPVEVAEDFYRRLWDAVSKYEPELVYLDDSRMPFDRGSTVETAPPSQLGLKFLSDYYRRVPAGIAAIKDVPDEDRTAVLLDSERRQRAEIETIGWQLDTSDGEWFDCADDTGLFRPRKNAPEVLRMLIDVVSKNGSLLLNVPQLADGTLDEHARRLVTEIGDWLRTNGEGIYGSRPWLRHGEGPNVLESASRDEKDIDTYTAEDYRFTQVGEQVYAFGMARPSAGVAVITSLGTDRGLLTRRISSVTLLGHGRLGCSQDADALRIKLPEQHAADLYALRISTS from the coding sequence ATGATCAGCTATCAGCCGAGCTGGGAGTCGTTGCGGCAGCACCAGATCCCCGATTGGTTCACAGACGCCAAGTTCGGTATCTGGGCGCACTGGGGTGCTCAGTCGGTTGCTCGCTCCGGTGACTGGTATGCACGCCACCTGTACGGTCTGCAACCTCACTTGGAGGACTGGGAGGTCAGACGGCCGAAGCGGCAGAGTGCCTACCACCGGGAGCACTACGGTCCGCCGACCGAGTTCGGTTACAAGGATCTGGTCAATCTGTGGAAGGCCGAGCATTTCGACGCCGATTCCTTGATCGACTTCTACGCCGACAACGGCGCCCGCTACTTCGTCAGCATGGCGAGCCACTGCGACAACGTGGATCTGTGGGACTCCGACCAACATCCGTGGAACACCACCAGGGTCGGCCCCGGCCGCAACATCGTGGCCGAATGGGCGAAGGCGGCGCGTCGGCGAGATCTGCCGTTCGGGCTCAGTTTTCATCAGAACTGGACCTGGCGGTGGCTCAACGTCGCCACCGGCAACGATCCCGAGACCGGCGAGCCCTTCGACGGTCGACTGACCGCTGCTGACGGCGTCGGGACGTGGTGGGAAGGGCTCGATCCGATCCGCTTGTACGGCCCGATTCGCAGCGGCCACGGACCGGCGCCGGTCGAAGTGGCCGAGGACTTCTATCGCCGCCTCTGGGATGCGGTGTCGAAGTACGAGCCGGAGTTGGTCTATCTGGACGACTCCCGGATGCCGTTCGACCGGGGCAGCACCGTCGAGACTGCTCCCCCGTCGCAGCTGGGGCTGAAGTTCCTGTCGGACTACTACCGTCGGGTGCCGGCCGGAATCGCCGCGATCAAGGACGTACCGGACGAGGATCGCACCGCCGTCCTGCTCGACTCGGAGCGACGGCAACGGGCAGAGATCGAGACGATCGGCTGGCAACTCGACACCAGCGACGGCGAATGGTTCGACTGCGCCGACGACACCGGACTGTTCCGGCCGCGCAAGAACGCCCCCGAGGTGTTGCGAATGCTGATCGACGTGGTCAGCAAGAACGGCAGCCTGCTGCTGAACGTGCCGCAACTCGCCGACGGCACCCTGGACGAGCACGCCCGCCGGCTCGTCACCGAGATCGGCGATTGGCTGCGGACCAACGGCGAAGGCATCTACGGAAGCCGGCCGTGGCTGCGCCACGGGGAAGGTCCGAACGTCCTCGAGTCGGCGTCGCGGGACGAGAAGGACATCGACACGTACACCGCCGAGGACTATCGCTTCACCCAGGTCGGCGAGCAGGTCTATGCGTTCGGCATGGCCCGGCCGTCAGCAGGCGTTGCGGTGATCACCAGCCTCGGCACCGATCGAGGACTTCTGACCCGGCGGATCTCCTCGGTGACCCTGCTCGGTCACGGTCGGCTCGGGTGCAGCCAGGACGCCGACGCCCTCCGGATCAAGCTGCCCGAGCAGCATGCTGCCGATCTCTATGCGCTACGGATCAGTACCTCCTGA
- a CDS encoding L-rhamnose mutarotase: MRVALHSILKPETEDRYRTDHAAIPDDLVASFDRLGIVDWTIWRSGRDLFHLVDCEDFDAAWTALADDPANRRWQAFIGPLVEGFRTDNEGSTGLELERIWSLAGQSHAHTRA; this comes from the coding sequence ATGCGCGTGGCGTTGCACTCGATTCTCAAACCCGAGACGGAAGACCGGTACCGCACCGATCATGCTGCGATCCCCGACGACCTGGTCGCCTCGTTCGACCGGTTGGGCATCGTCGACTGGACGATCTGGCGCAGCGGCCGGGACCTGTTCCACCTGGTCGACTGCGAGGATTTCGACGCCGCCTGGACCGCCCTCGCCGACGATCCGGCGAACAGGCGCTGGCAGGCCTTCATCGGCCCGTTGGTCGAGGGCTTCCGTACGGACAACGAGGGCAGCACCGGACTGGAGCTGGAACGGATCTGGTCCTTGGCCGGCCAGTCCCACGCGCACACCCGGGCCTGA